The nucleotide window CGCGGGCGCCAGGAGGCGGTCGTAAACGTCCCGGATTTCCGCCATTCGGCTTTCAACCAATTGCCCCCGGCGCGAAAGTGTCTCGGGGTTCTGCATCGTGTCGGTGATAATCGCCTGCGCAACTACCGCGGGCTGCAGGTTGCCAATCTCATGGACTGCGCCGCGCCAGGCCGACCTGGCATCGCTGCCAAACTCCCCCAGGTGCCTCTCGACGATCTCGTTAATGTCGGCCGCAGCCTGCGCACCGATGGCGTCAAGAAGCTCAATGCGTTCGGGGAAATGACGCGAGGCCGTAGCAACCCCCACCGAGGCGGCTTTGGCGATGGTGCGCAGCGAGACGCCGGGGCCTTCGTCGATAAGCAATTGGCGAGCTGCGGCCACGATGGCCTCGCGATTGTCGGCTGCATCTTGTCTCATGCTTGACACTCTACCAAGTGGAACACTATGTTCTACTTACGTAAGTAAAACATACCGTTCCACTTAGGAGCTCGTCATGAGTACCGCCACCACCCGTAAACAACCCCCAGCCATAACAAAGGCCATCGGCGCAATCGTCGGAATCCCCATCGCAATCGGCCTGATGCTGTTCGCCTTCCTGGCACCGAACTTCGCTTCCGGGCCGGAAGGCGTACCCATCGCTATTGCCGCACCCGAACCAATGGTCACGCAGCTCACCCAAAACCTCGGCGAGGATGGCCCCGACATCACCGTCTACGACTCAGATGCTGACGTCGTCTCTGCGGTCGAACACCGCGAAGCCGTCGGCGGCATGGTCATCACCCCGGCCGGCGCAACGGTGTACACCGCCTCCGGCAACGGCGCGCCGTACACCCAGATGATGGAAGGCATGGCCGCACGGCTAGAGGCCCAGGGCATGGAAGTCGCCCGGGAAGACTTGGCACCTACCTCAAGCGAGGACCCGCAGGCCTCCGGACTCGCAGTGCTCGGCCTGCCGCTGGCGTTCGGCGGCATCATTTCCGCAGCTGTCGCCACCTTCGCGTTCCGCGGCAATAAATGGGCAAAGCTGGGAGTGCTTGTCGGCATCGCCGCACTCGGCTCCCTCGTGGCAACGTGGATGCTGCATTCCGTCTACGGCACTCTCACCGGTAGCTTCGGGATGGAGTGGCTCGCAGTCTCGCTGGGCATTCTCGCTACCTCACTGCTGACCACGGGTCTCGCGGCCATCATCGGCACTGCAGGTGTGGCGATCGGTGCGATCCTGACCATCTTCGTCGCCAACCCTCTCTCCGGCTTAGCTACCGGCCCATGGCTCTTGCCGGCCGGCTGGTCGACGCTGGGCCAATGGATGCCCATCGGCGCGACCGGACACCTCGTACGCTCCCTCTCCTTCTTCGACGGCCTCGGCGCCCAGCAAGCTTGGTGGGTGCTCGCCATCTGGATCGTGGCAGGCTTCGCGCTACTCCTGCTGGATCGCTCCAAGCGCGCAGCTCAAGTCGAGGGCTAAAAAGCTTATCGACGCCCCGTTGGACCCACATTCCAACGCGGGCGTCTTTCACTATTGGCGCTAGCTGAAACGCTCCCCTCACATCGTGCGATACCCTGACTGAGAGCCTCATCACATCGCACTCTAAGGAGCTACCAATGAACACCATCAAGCGCACCGCATTCACCGCCGCCGCCGCTGCTGCCCTCACCGCCACTTCCTTCAGCGCCCTGCCCGCCAACGCGCAGCCCATGGATGCCAAACTCTTCACCAACTCCGCGAACACCGTGCGCTGCGAGATCATCACCAACGACGGCAAGACCTTCACCCTCTGCACCAGCGACATCGGACGCGAGAAACAGCCGGAGTGCAACCCGCCAAACGAGCTCGTCCCGTCCGTGTACATCTACCCGAACGCGATCGACGTTGCGTGCTGGAACCAAGGCTTCGGTGGTGAACCCGTTGCTCTCAAGCCCTTCCAGATCCAGCGCCACGGTAGCGCCACGGTAATCCCGAGCCCCACTGGCGACCTCTACGTCTTCGACTCCTCCAAGTTCACCCTCATTCGCGCAGGCAAGGCCAACAGCGTCATCTTCAGCCTCCGGTAGATACGCAGAGCACAAATCGCCGATGAGCCCGCGAGGAACATCTTCAGCCGAACCTCTGCAGCGGTTGCCGCCATCACCGTGACGCCCGTCGCGTTTGCTACTGCACCTGCGGCGGCGCAACAGCTGAGCAACGCCAGGTTCTACTCCAGCGCCGCTAACATTGTGCGCTGGCGCATCGCCACCGAGGGCGGCAAGACCTACACCATGTGAATGTACCCCACCACATGAACTCATCCCGCGCGTTGGAATCGAACCGAACTGGGTAGGTGCCGCCTGCAGGAACCAGGGCTTCGGCATGGAGCCAATCCCACTCAAGCCGCTCCAGATTCGTCGCCACGGTAGCGCCACTGTCATCCCCGGCCTTCAGCGGCGATCTTTACGCCTTTGACATCACCAAGCTCGCCATCATCCGCGCAGGCAAAGCCACCAGCGTGATCTTCAGCTTCGGGTAGTTCCTCCAGAACCGTCGGCTTCAATGGGCAGGTGCCATTCAGAGAGACCGGTGATTTACTGTAGGTAGTAACCGAAAGTCAGTACAACCAGAGGAGCGATGTTGACTAAACGAATAGTAGGTGTCTACGGAAACAAACCTAGCTTGCCTTACAGCTTTCCTCTGGCGTTTCCAGAGAATGCAGGAAACATGATCCACGCCCGAGCACCGTTGCAAATGCTCCCGGACAACGCGGTCGAATTCTTCACCGGAGACTGGCGACTGTTAGCCGACGGATCATTCGCGGAGTTTGTGAATAAACGATGCGACGGATTGATCGTGACGATGGCTAACACCATCAGAACCAATGACGAAGACGGATCCCTCTACTCTCGATTCCAGAGGATGCTCGAGCAGTACACGGTACCCCTTACTGTGTTTGGCCTGGGTTCGCGCTCCGCAACCGAAGATCTCGACCAAATCTCTCTCACTCCGGAAGCTGTCGAACTTCTGCAGTATCTGGAAGACCGAGCTGCCCCCATTGGAGTAAGAGGTGAGTTTACAGCCAAACTATTACGGCTTAAGGCCGGAGTAGAAGACGTCGTGATCACCGGCTGCCCGTCGTTCTACTCGGAACCAGACGCGTTTCAGCGGCTACAAAGGCAATTACGCAATCCCGAACCCGGAGTTACGACCTTCTCAGGCACCCAATTTAAACGGCATGAGGAACTGACGTGGTTAGTGAACATTGCGAAAAGTGACGGTTACCTCATTGAACCCGTATCGAGATTCCATCACCGGGCCCACCTCACCGCAATAAAAGGAAAGCCCTTTGCGGTCCCTCCGCATCTGAGAAAGGTGCCAGCTTCCGAAGTCTCCTCGGCCCAACTAGTTGATCTTTTCAAGAATCGTTATCGCCTTTTCCACAACCCCGACGATTGGATTGATTTCAACAAAAAAGTTGTAGCCTTCGGGTTTGGAACAAGGTTCCATGTAAACATGGCAACCTTGCTAGCCGGGAAGCCTGCACTCTGGGTTACGCACGACAGCAGAACCAGGGAACTAGTCGATTTCCTTAACCTACCCAGCGTTAGCCTGGCCGAACTCGAAGGCCAGACGCTCAAGGACCTTCCCAACTTGGCTGCATACGACTCAATGTTCGAGCGTCTTGAAGACCGATTTGATAACTGGGCGAACTACATGGAGGCACATGACCTCCCTTATCGTCGCCCGGATCTAAAGCTCTCGTAAATCCAAGAAGCTTAATGCGTTGTGTTACCTCCAGCCCAAGGTACCCAGATGGTGCATCACAGCTCTTAGAACCGATTTGCATTGACCCAGTCCCATAAGTCTGTCGGGTTTCAATGTATCCGAGGTGCGACGCGATCAGGGCCGTCTAGGCTGACCTCCGCGACCCCACAATGGACATGCGCCGGGAGATGGCACCTTTGACCCAATCGAATCGCTGGATCATGAAACGGATCCTCCTTCTAGGGAGAGACCCGCTGCGCTGCTCAACATTTGGAATGGTTCAAGCTGGGCTTCGAATGCAGGCAGGATCTTAAGAGTTCTCGCGTCCAACTCTCCAGCTAGAAGAATTGCGGCCGCGATCAACGGCCTCACATCGCGCTCGCTCGTTCTAAAGAATCCGGTATTGGACGCGACTACAAGGGAAGATGTGGATCTCAGACTCCCGTTCCACTCAGAAGAATCGAGGCAGACAAGCGAGTTGGGACCGATGTCCCTGATTGAATCGGAAACATGAGTCAGGCCAGTACCCAACGGTAAAGCTTTCGGATAAAACTCGATCGGCCCAGGAAACATTGCGATTCCTGAGTGCTGGGCTATGAGACTCGCAGTATTGGGGCCGAATTTCTGGGGGACGGTGAACTCTCCGCCACACCAGGGACCAAAGATCATGTAGAGGGCAAGCGCTTCGAGTTCGGGGTTGACCCTCCAAGGCAAATCATCGAATACCCAACTCTTAGACGGCGGCTCGGCATCATACTCAGAGAGTTCGACGCTGTACGCCACCTGGCGCAACTTGGTCTTGTGCTTAGTTATCTTCAACGTTCTCTTCCCAAAACTCGTTGCCGAAGATCAACCACTCTCGATCTTCCGCAAGCAGACTGCCAACTTGATCTCCCTGGCAAATTCTCACTTCCCATGGAAGCGATTCAAGGGAGGAGCTTTCCTTTCGACGCATGAGGACAAAATGGTTGTCTAGTCCGTGCGACTTCATGACGGAATCAGCACAATCCAGAATCACCCGAATTTGCGCCGCGATTTCGTTCGGCGCTGCCGCCGTCGCTTCATCCCCAATAACGGTGTAATTCAGCCCATGCTTGCGGGCCCTGACCATGTCGTCAAAGCTCGCGCGCTTGAGGATCTGTACAGGGACATCCGGGGCCTCGTCGAGGCCAGTGGAGATTGTGGCGACAACCAAATCGCCCTCCCAACCTGATCGGGGTAAGTCCAGATCGTGGCCGGACGAGAGAAGAAGATTGCGTTGGGCTAGGTGATCGGGGAGAAACAGTCGCGCTTCCTCCAGCATTGCTTCGCGGGATGGAGTTTGTGGATATTCTCCTGTGTCTTTAGCAGATTTAGTGATCTCCTCTATCGCATTGGGGTCCAGACGCCATTGGATAAACCTCAGGGCAGAGTTGGCGTTAGATAGCTGACGATCCAAATCCAGAACTGTCACTTGTCGACTGTGCATGCGCCTAAGGGTTACGACCTCACCAATGTGGCTCAGTTTCGCGCCCGATCTGAGGAGGCGGAGCATGAAGTTATTGTCCACCCCGCTGGTTAAAGTCTCGTCGTATTTCAGTCGCTGAACAACTTCGGTTCGGATGAGCCAAGTACTATGTCCCGGTGCTGACCCCCTCTCCATCGCGGTTTCGATAGATGGAACCTTGGAGACAATCAGTGCAAGCTCCCCGGTTTGGTCGTCGAAATTGACAAAGGACCCAACGTTTCCAACAAAGCCTGGCTGGATGCCGGCAACCTGCCGCTCGAGACGCCGCGGGTGCATGAGATCATCATCATCGAGCACGGCCGTGTATAGACCTTTACTCAATTCCGCAGCTCGATTTCGAGCTGCGGAAATCCCCGCTTTCTCTTGCCAGTGGTACTTGATCCTCGGGTCAGCGAAAGACTCCAGCACTTCTCTGGTATTGTCATCGCCCCCGTCGTCGACTACGACGATTTCGAAATCCTGCATCGTCTGGGCCAGCACCGATTTGATCGAATCACCTATCAAGGTGGCGCGGTTATGGGTGCAGATCGCCACGGTTACTAGCGGAGGCGCATCCGCAGGACGGTGAGTCCAGTCGAGATAGTTTCTTACGAACGATCGATCGTTGTACACGATTTCGCGATTTCTTTGAACTACCTCGCGGCTTTCTTCATCTCGATCAACTGCTTCGCGCGTTGAAGGATGCCACATGTGATACATGCGCACCTTAGGGTCGTTGACCCACACAGTTGGGTATCCAGCTCGGCGAGCTCGTTGCGCAAAATCCAAGTCCTCACCCCCGTAGGTGTGGAAGCGTTCGTCGAAGCCCCGGATTTC belongs to Corynebacterium glaucum and includes:
- a CDS encoding TetR/AcrR family transcriptional regulator, which translates into the protein MRQDAADNREAIVAAARQLLIDEGPGVSLRTIAKAASVGVATASRHFPERIELLDAIGAQAAADINEIVERHLGEFGSDARSAWRGAVHEIGNLQPAVVAQAIITDTMQNPETLSRRGQLVESRMAEIRDVYDRLLAPAKKARLCPADLDPLEFHMGLGVITRPLPAGAPLPLAGEQLTSSLIDIALDGLELRAQKK
- a CDS encoding polysaccharide pyruvyl transferase family protein; translation: MLTKRIVGVYGNKPSLPYSFPLAFPENAGNMIHARAPLQMLPDNAVEFFTGDWRLLADGSFAEFVNKRCDGLIVTMANTIRTNDEDGSLYSRFQRMLEQYTVPLTVFGLGSRSATEDLDQISLTPEAVELLQYLEDRAAPIGVRGEFTAKLLRLKAGVEDVVITGCPSFYSEPDAFQRLQRQLRNPEPGVTTFSGTQFKRHEELTWLVNIAKSDGYLIEPVSRFHHRAHLTAIKGKPFAVPPHLRKVPASEVSSAQLVDLFKNRYRLFHNPDDWIDFNKKVVAFGFGTRFHVNMATLLAGKPALWVTHDSRTRELVDFLNLPSVSLAELEGQTLKDLPNLAAYDSMFERLEDRFDNWANYMEAHDLPYRRPDLKLS
- a CDS encoding glycosyltransferase gives rise to the protein MALGTSSGVESLSLRPDVSVVIGFRDWGLRRIRLAVTSIQEALGNCTGEVIISDYGSIDPEQNKNLADDLGCQYVYTHGSEVWSRSRALNAGFEISQGELLVSTDADMLFSPGSFEKIVEISKGDKGAAYFLQCRDLPRGFDDEWVEAHPGSWDELEQVARLRPRWGMGGMMAISRRGFFEIRGFDERFHTYGGEDLDFAQRARRAGYPTVWVNDPKVRMYHMWHPSTREAVDRDEESREVVQRNREIVYNDRSFVRNYLDWTHRPADAPPLVTVAICTHNRATLIGDSIKSVLAQTMQDFEIVVVDDGGDDNTREVLESFADPRIKYHWQEKAGISAARNRAAELSKGLYTAVLDDDDLMHPRRLERQVAGIQPGFVGNVGSFVNFDDQTGELALIVSKVPSIETAMERGSAPGHSTWLIRTEVVQRLKYDETLTSGVDNNFMLRLLRSGAKLSHIGEVVTLRRMHSRQVTVLDLDRQLSNANSALRFIQWRLDPNAIEEITKSAKDTGEYPQTPSREAMLEEARLFLPDHLAQRNLLLSSGHDLDLPRSGWEGDLVVATISTGLDEAPDVPVQILKRASFDDMVRARKHGLNYTVIGDEATAAAPNEIAAQIRVILDCADSVMKSHGLDNHFVLMRRKESSSLESLPWEVRICQGDQVGSLLAEDREWLIFGNEFWEENVEDN